Within Amycolatopsis sp. FDAARGOS 1241, the genomic segment ATCATGTCGATCGCCTCCTCGACGGGCGTGTCGTGGCGCGGCACGTAGTAACCGCGGCGGCTGCCGAGGTACTCGGCGAAGGCCTCGTCGACGCTCGACACCAGGCCGGCGCGCACGAGCGCCTGCGCGAGGTGCGGACGGCCGGCGGGCGAGTCGGCGGGCAGCAGGCCCATGATCTCGTCGGCGTCGACGGGGAGGCCGTCGGCGGCCATGCGGTCGGCCATCGCGCGCAGGCGGGTGCGGCGTTCGGCCCGCAGGCGCGTCTGCTCGGCGACGAGCGCGGGCGCCGCCGGGTCGAACAGGTACGCGAGCAGGTGCACGCTGATCCGCCAGCCCGTGTCCGGGTCGACGGACACCGTGGAGAGCTCGGCTCCGGGGACGAGGGTCAGGCCGGGCGGGACGGCCTCCGCCGCCGGGCCCCATCCGGCGGTGGTGTCGTGGTCGGTGATCGCGACCACGTCGAGACCGGCCCGGACGGCAGCGTCAACCAGCCCGGAGGGGCTGTCGGTGCCGTCGGAGGCGGTGGAGTGGGCGTGCAGGTCGATGCGCATCGGGTCCATTCTCGACGATGCGCTACATCACAGCGATGCCGGTACCTGGCAAAACGCCCGCAGGTCACCCGACGGGCTTCTTGCCCCGCGCGGCCCGCTGCGCCTTGATCATCGAGAAGCGCTCGGCCTGCTTCTGCTTGTCGCCGAACACCAGCTCCGAGATCGTGTCGTAGAACTCCTCGGGTCGCGGCAGGTAGTCGATGCGGTTGAGCGCCTGGATCTGACCGGCCGACTCGACGATCATCGTGCCGTAGCCGAGCAACCGGCCCCAGCCGGGCCGCTCGTAGGTGAGGTCGGTGACCTTCGTGATCGGCATCATCAGCACCTTCGTGGTGATGACGCCCTTCGTCAGCACGAACCGCTTGTCCGTGACGACCAGCCGCTCCACCCACCACTGGACCACCGCGTAGGCGAACCGCAGCACCACCAGCAGCGCGACGTACCAGAGGATGTTCTGAACCACCCACAGCGAGGGCGGCAGCAGGTACGAGACGAGCACGCAGACGGCGAGCAGGGCCGCCGCTTCGAACGTGTCCCAGAGGAGCACTGCCCAGTGGCGGCGGATCCTGATGACCCGCCGCTCGGTGTCGAGGAGGTACTCGTCGGGGTCGCGTGGCGCGAACATGTCTCGACGCTATCCCCCGTCAGCCGTTGAAGACGTTGCTGACGAACGAGACCACCGATTCGGCCGAGCTACGCAGGAACTCGACGATGTTGCCGACGAGACCAGCGGCCTGGTTCGGCTGGGCGATCACGAAGAACAGCACCAACGCGATACCCACGAGACCCGCAAGCTTCTTCGCGTTCACAGCGATCAATCCCGTCTCTAAACGTGGCACCGGAAAACTGACTTTCTACGTTGTACCGCACCAACCACCCCTGCGGCGGGAAAGTCCCGCGCATGGGTCAGCAGGCGGTCCGAAGTGTACCGTATGGCTACTCTCCGTGTACAGCGTGACGGTTTGGGGTTGAGGAGCATGGCTTCCCGGGTGCCCTGCGTGGGCGGCATCGTGTTCGACGACCAGGGCCGACTGCTGCTGATCCAACGCGGCCACGATCCCGGCCGCGGGCTGTGGTCCCTGCCCGGAGGCCGGATAGAACCGGGCGAAACGGACCTTGAGGCGGTGGTTCGGGAACTCCACGAGGAAACCGGCCTCGACGTGACTCCGCACACATTCGTCGGCGCCGTCTCCCGCGGGGTTTACGACATCCGGGACTACACCTGCACAGTCACCAGCGGCACCCTCACCGCCGGCGACGACGCGGCCGACGTCCGCTGGGTCGACTCGGCCGAACTGGTGGAATTGGAGTCTTCGGGGCAGTTGGCGGAACTGCTTTTCGTGACACTGCGTGACTGGGACATGTTGCCGCGAACGTGAATCGAATAACTCGAATTTGCGGATAAGGCGCGCTCGAACGCATCCGGCTTCGAACTTGGTCAATGGCGTTACCCCGTCGCCCGCCGACTGGTGAGCACGGGAAATGCCGGGGTTGAGCGATTTCCTATCAGCAACTGTGCATCGGAACGCGCAGCTGCATTCGGCACCCGGATGGGCGGGTGTGACCGATGGGGTGATTGTGACGTGTGTGACAGAGCGTGGGTGTGCTGCCCGGTGTCCGGCGCGCTCGACGGGTCTGTCCACAGGGCAGCCGAGTTGTGGACAAGTGGGGTCTCCCGGCAGCTTGAGCAGCGGTTTTGTCGGGGGAGGCCGATAGAATGGACGTGGGACGCCCCCTGGGAGGGTGGGGGTCTGCCTGGCCGGGGTCTGCCTGGCCGGGGTCTACCTGGCCGGGGTCTACCTGGCCGGGGTCTACCCGGCGCGGGTCTGCCCGGGTCGTGGACTGCCGAACCGGGTCTGCCGGCCGGAGTCCGACTGGCCGGGTCAGCCCGCCGAAGGTCAACCCAGCGGAAATCTGGCCGGTGGGTCTGCCCGGTCGTGGACTGCCGGACCGGGTCTGTCCAGCCGGAATCCGACTGGCCTGGGCCAGACTGGCGGCCTGCCGGACCGTAGCCCGCGCGACGGGGTTAGCCCGGCGCTTGCCTGCGTGGCCGGGATCGGCCCGGCCTGAATCAAAGTGGCCGGCGTCTGCCTGGCTGGCATGTGCCCGGCGCGGGCCCGCGTGGTCGGGCTCTGCCCGGCCGGGTTTGGTGGACCGAGTTTGCCGGACCGGAGTCTGCGGGGCGGGGATCAGCCCGGTGCTTGCCTGCGTGGCCGGGGTCTGCCCGGGCGGAATCAGACTGGCCGGGTCCGCCTGGCTGGCATGTGCCCGGCGCGGCCGGGGCGGCCGGCGTCTGCCCGGCCATGGTCAGCCCGGCCGTAGTCTGCCCGGCCGTGGTCTGCGCGGCCATGGTCAGCCCGGCCGTAGTCTGCCCGGCCGCAGTCTGCACGGCCGTGGTCTGCACGGCCATGGTCAGCCCGGCCGTAGTCTGCACGGCCGTGGTCTGCCCGGCCGGAGGTCCGCTCGGTGGGTCAGGAGGGCAGCCAGGTCATCCGCTGCCCGTGGGGCGTCGTCCGGGCGAGGACGCGGGCGGTGGGCGCGCCGGAGGACCACGTGACCAGGCCGAGCACGCTCGTGTCCGAGGAGCCCGGGGCGGTGGCCAGGTCGGTGCGGTCCGGGAGGATCACCTTGAGCCCGGCGGCGTAGAAGCCCACCGTGACCCACCACAGCGGACGCGTGGCGGCCAGCGCGCCGAGGGCTTCGACGAAGTCCGCGCGGCGGTCGCCGAAGTAGCCGAGGGCGTGGCTGGTCAGGACGACCAGCGGGAGGTGTTCGGGCAGCGAAGCAGCAGCCGAGGCGAGGTCGTCCACGCCGTCGCCCGTGATGAGGTCCGGGGCGTGCTTGCGCTGTTCCGCGGCGGCCGTGCGCAGGAGGCGGATGCGGTCCGGCTGGTCGGCCCAGACGCAGGCCTCCAGCCAGGCCAGTTCTTCCTCGTCGGAGAGGTCCACGGGGGCGCGGTCCAGGCCAGCGCGGGCGGCGACGGCGACCTTCTTCGGCAGCTTCGGCAGCGTGGCGCCCGGCGCCAGGTCCAGGGCGCAGTGCAGGCCGACGGCCGCCTTGGCGGGGCCCGCGACGAGCTGCTCGCCGCCGTCGCACTGGTAGCGGTAGGAGAAGCGGTCCAGCCCGAGGAGCAGCCCCGCGCTGCAGCCGACCTCCAGCAGGGCGATCTTGCCCCCTGCTTCCTTCGCGGCCGCGGCGATGGCGGGGTAGACCAGCGACGCGCGGCGGACCTCGTTGGTCTGGGTGTAGCGCGACCCGATGATCGCGCGGGCCTTGTCCGCGCGCTCCAGCAGGAACTGCCTGAACAGGGGCCACGTCTGCGCGTCCACGCCGTCGAAGCCGCCGAGGGACGGGTAGTAGCGCGAAAGCGGGTGGATGGGGTCGGCCTGGATGAGGCGGTGGGCGGTGGCCAGCAGCAGCGTGCCGCGGGCCTCGCCGCCGCGCGCGTCGGTCAGCAGGCCCGCCACGTCGTCGTCCTCGGCCGCCTGCGTGGCGAGGTGGTCGTACAGCGGCGAGACGTCGCGGCACTCGACCTCGGCGAACCTGCGCAGCCGCTGCTTGATCTCTTCCAGGGCGATGGCCACCCGCACTCCTCCTCGCACGAACCACCGGCCGGGTAACGCCGC encodes:
- a CDS encoding PHP domain-containing protein, yielding MRIDLHAHSTASDGTDSPSGLVDAAVRAGLDVVAITDHDTTAGWGPAAEAVPPGLTLVPGAELSTVSVDPDTGWRISVHLLAYLFDPAAPALVAEQTRLRAERRTRLRAMADRMAADGLPVDADEIMGLLPADSPAGRPHLAQALVRAGLVSSVDEAFAEYLGSRRGYYVPRHDTPVEEAIDMIVAAGGVTVIAHPFAFSRGATISEDTLRDLARRGLTGVEVDHPNHEPATRVRTRELADELGLIRTGSSDYHGTNKTIGLGQETTEPGQLEELISRATGSSVVKG
- a CDS encoding PH domain-containing protein — protein: MFAPRDPDEYLLDTERRVIRIRRHWAVLLWDTFEAAALLAVCVLVSYLLPPSLWVVQNILWYVALLVVLRFAYAVVQWWVERLVVTDKRFVLTKGVITTKVLMMPITKVTDLTYERPGWGRLLGYGTMIVESAGQIQALNRIDYLPRPEEFYDTISELVFGDKQKQAERFSMIKAQRAARGKKPVG
- a CDS encoding NUDIX hydrolase, yielding MASRVPCVGGIVFDDQGRLLLIQRGHDPGRGLWSLPGGRIEPGETDLEAVVRELHEETGLDVTPHTFVGAVSRGVYDIRDYTCTVTSGTLTAGDDAADVRWVDSAELVELESSGQLAELLFVTLRDWDMLPRT
- a CDS encoding DUF2332 domain-containing protein, with product MAIALEEIKQRLRRFAEVECRDVSPLYDHLATQAAEDDDVAGLLTDARGGEARGTLLLATAHRLIQADPIHPLSRYYPSLGGFDGVDAQTWPLFRQFLLERADKARAIIGSRYTQTNEVRRASLVYPAIAAAAKEAGGKIALLEVGCSAGLLLGLDRFSYRYQCDGGEQLVAGPAKAAVGLHCALDLAPGATLPKLPKKVAVAARAGLDRAPVDLSDEEELAWLEACVWADQPDRIRLLRTAAAEQRKHAPDLITGDGVDDLASAAASLPEHLPLVVLTSHALGYFGDRRADFVEALGALAATRPLWWVTVGFYAAGLKVILPDRTDLATAPGSSDTSVLGLVTWSSGAPTARVLARTTPHGQRMTWLPS